Proteins from a genomic interval of Nocardia sp. BMG51109:
- a CDS encoding D-2-hydroxyacid dehydrogenase, with amino-acid sequence MRPVSERAEVRYAAAGELAEALHGADVLFVYDFTSTAVPGAWPAADRLRWVHVGATGVDAVMFDELVDSDVVVTNTRGMFDGPIAEYVLAQILNFAKDLPESWRLQQRHEWRHRESERLSGATVLVVGTGSIGRAIARMLRGAGMDVRGLGRRGCADDPDFGTIGTDLHAELPAADYVVAVAPLTPQTRHLFDGRAFAAMKPHARFVNVGRGELVVTDDLVAALRNGSIAGAALDVVDPEPLPPGHALWDLPNVQLTPHNSGDVIGWRGDLIATFAENFRKWIDGRPLDNVVDKRLGYVPS; translated from the coding sequence ATGCGCCCGGTGTCCGAGCGGGCCGAGGTCCGCTACGCCGCGGCGGGCGAGCTCGCCGAGGCGTTGCATGGTGCCGACGTGCTGTTCGTGTACGACTTCACGAGTACTGCGGTCCCCGGCGCCTGGCCGGCGGCGGACCGGCTGCGCTGGGTGCACGTCGGTGCCACCGGCGTCGACGCGGTGATGTTCGACGAGCTGGTCGACAGCGATGTCGTCGTCACCAACACCCGCGGCATGTTCGACGGGCCGATCGCCGAGTACGTGCTCGCCCAGATCCTGAACTTCGCCAAGGACCTGCCCGAGTCGTGGCGGCTGCAACAGCGCCACGAGTGGCGCCACCGGGAGTCGGAGCGGCTCTCCGGCGCCACGGTACTCGTCGTCGGCACGGGGTCTATCGGCCGGGCCATCGCCCGGATGCTGCGCGGCGCCGGCATGGACGTCCGGGGTCTGGGGCGGCGCGGCTGCGCCGACGACCCGGATTTCGGCACCATCGGGACCGATCTGCACGCCGAACTGCCCGCGGCGGACTATGTCGTCGCCGTCGCGCCGCTCACGCCGCAGACGCGGCACCTGTTCGACGGCCGGGCGTTTGCCGCGATGAAGCCGCATGCCCGTTTCGTCAACGTCGGCCGTGGGGAACTAGTAGTGACAGACGATCTCGTCGCCGCACTGCGCAACGGCAGCATCGCCGGTGCGGCGCTCGATGTCGTCGATCCCGAGCCGCTACCGCCCGGTCACGCGCTGTGGGATCTGCCCAATGTCCAACTCACGCCCCACAATTCCGGTGACGTGATCGGCTGGCGCGGTGATCTGATCGCCACGTTCGCCGAGAATTTCCGGAAGTGGATCGACGGTCGTCCACTGGACAACGTGGTCGACAAAAGGCTGGGTTACGTCCCCAGCTGA
- a CDS encoding Asp/Glu/hydantoin racemase produces MELNFPDIDGPVAQRGIGIIAPFDLALERELWRWAPLEVSLHLARTPYEPVPVSVAMAELVSNAAHLTAATRDVLHVEPEVIAYLCSSGSFIKGLEYEQSLRETICAAGAPDAVTTSGALIEAISRLDLSRISVLTPYDEILTGKLHEFLAEGGCEVVRSDHLGLGGGIWKVSYRTIAERIINADDPQAQAIFVSCTNLPTYDLVEPLEQALGKPVLTANQLTMWACLGRMKLPMMGPGKWLQDVF; encoded by the coding sequence GTGGAACTCAACTTTCCCGACATCGACGGCCCGGTCGCACAGCGGGGCATCGGGATCATCGCGCCGTTCGACCTGGCGCTGGAGCGCGAACTGTGGCGCTGGGCGCCCCTCGAGGTGAGCCTGCACCTGGCCCGCACACCCTACGAACCGGTGCCGGTATCGGTGGCGATGGCGGAGCTGGTGTCGAACGCGGCGCACCTCACCGCGGCCACCCGCGACGTGCTGCACGTCGAACCGGAGGTGATCGCCTACCTGTGCAGCTCCGGCAGCTTCATCAAGGGGCTGGAATACGAGCAGTCGCTGCGCGAGACCATCTGCGCGGCCGGCGCTCCCGACGCGGTGACGACCTCGGGCGCCCTGATCGAGGCGATCAGCCGCCTGGACCTGTCCCGGATCTCGGTCCTCACGCCCTACGACGAGATCCTCACCGGCAAGCTCCACGAATTCCTCGCGGAGGGCGGCTGCGAGGTCGTCCGCTCCGATCATCTCGGTCTCGGCGGCGGTATCTGGAAGGTCAGCTACCGCACCATCGCCGAACGCATCATCAACGCCGACGATCCGCAGGCCCAGGCCATCTTCGTCAGCTGCACCAACCTACCCACCTACGACCTGGTGGAACCGCTCGAACAGGCCCTCGGCAAACCGGTGCTCACCGCCAACCAGCTCACCATGTGGGCATGCCTGGGCCGCATGAAACTGCCCATGATGGGGCCCGGCAAGTGGCTCCAGGACGTCTTCTAG
- the truB gene encoding tRNA pseudouridine(55) synthase TruB, giving the protein MGEQRTPLVNALGGLLIVDKDGGMTSHDVVSRARKLLRTRKIGHAGTLDPMATGVLVLGVERATKMLGLLSLTTKAYTATVRLGQSTVTDDAEGEVLSTTSAAHVADADIASGATALTGDIQQVPATVSAIKVGGERAYARARAGEDVELPARPVTVDRFDILERRDIDTGTTSFVDLDVVVECSSGTYVRALARDLGETLGVGGHLTALRRTRVGPFTLDHARTLDQLSDDATLNLDVDSAARLAFPHRTVTAAEEEALRDGRWLDPIGVEGIHAALTTDGRAIALLEEKGKRSAPVFVVRPRGLID; this is encoded by the coding sequence ATGGGTGAACAGCGCACCCCGCTGGTGAACGCGCTCGGCGGCCTGTTGATCGTCGACAAGGACGGCGGCATGACCAGTCACGACGTGGTCTCGCGGGCTCGAAAGCTGCTGCGCACCCGGAAAATCGGGCATGCGGGCACGCTGGATCCGATGGCGACCGGCGTGCTGGTGCTGGGCGTGGAGCGGGCCACCAAGATGCTGGGCCTGCTCAGCCTCACCACCAAGGCCTACACCGCGACCGTCCGGCTGGGGCAGTCGACGGTCACCGACGACGCCGAGGGGGAGGTCCTGTCGACGACCTCCGCCGCGCATGTCGCCGATGCCGACATAGCTTCCGGCGCAACCGCATTGACCGGCGATATCCAGCAGGTTCCCGCCACGGTCAGCGCGATCAAGGTGGGCGGTGAGCGCGCCTACGCCCGAGCCCGCGCGGGCGAGGACGTGGAGCTGCCCGCCCGCCCGGTCACGGTCGACCGGTTCGACATCCTGGAGCGCCGCGACATCGACACGGGCACAACCTCGTTCGTCGATCTGGACGTGGTCGTGGAGTGCTCGTCGGGCACCTACGTCCGCGCCTTGGCCCGCGATCTCGGCGAAACCCTGGGCGTCGGCGGCCATCTCACCGCATTGCGTCGCACCCGCGTCGGCCCGTTCACCCTCGACCACGCCCGCACCCTGGACCAGCTGTCCGACGACGCCACACTGAACCTGGACGTCGATTCGGCTGCCCGCCTGGCCTTCCCGCACCGGACCGTCACGGCCGCCGAGGAAGAAGCCCTGCGCGACGGCCGCTGGCTCGACCCCATCGGCGTCGAGGGCATACACGCCGCCCTGACCACCGACGGCCGCGCCATCGCCCTCCTGGAGGAGAAGGGCAAGCGTTCCGCACCGGTCTTCGTCGTCCGCCCCCGCGGCCTGATCGATTGA
- a CDS encoding maleate cis-trans isomerase, translating to MQTPTIGFIYPDHAAEDDFPRAAELLGARLQVAHIYGTDLHAVPELLDLGSPGKLRQGAELLAPHRPSAVVWACTSGSFVYGPDGAREQVRGLSEAAGVPASSTSFAFVNAARALGISSVAVCASYPDDVARLFVDFLAAEGIRVLSMSSAGIDTAAEVGTLTDEQVLKLAVANDHPDAQALLIPDTAMHTVAVLPELETTLGKPVLTANQVTIWEGIRLAGHPPRQAPISPGLGTLFSERLIDVGD from the coding sequence GTGCAGACACCCACCATCGGCTTCATCTACCCCGACCACGCGGCCGAGGACGACTTCCCGCGCGCCGCCGAACTTCTCGGCGCCCGGTTGCAGGTGGCCCACATCTACGGCACCGACCTGCACGCCGTGCCCGAACTGCTCGATCTGGGCAGCCCCGGCAAGCTGCGCCAGGGCGCCGAACTGCTGGCCCCGCACCGGCCGAGCGCCGTCGTGTGGGCCTGCACCTCGGGCAGTTTCGTCTACGGCCCGGACGGCGCGCGCGAGCAGGTGCGCGGGCTCTCGGAGGCGGCGGGGGTGCCCGCGTCGAGCACCAGCTTCGCGTTCGTGAACGCCGCTCGGGCGCTGGGCATCTCGTCGGTCGCGGTGTGCGCCAGCTATCCCGACGACGTCGCCCGGCTGTTCGTCGACTTCCTTGCCGCCGAGGGCATCCGGGTGCTGTCGATGTCCAGCGCGGGTATCGACACCGCGGCCGAGGTCGGCACGCTGACCGACGAGCAGGTGCTGAAACTCGCTGTCGCCAACGATCATCCGGATGCCCAGGCGCTGTTGATCCCGGACACCGCCATGCATACGGTGGCAGTGCTGCCGGAGCTGGAGACCACGCTCGGCAAGCCGGTGCTCACCGCGAATCAGGTCACGATCTGGGAGGGGATCCGGCTGGCCGGCCATCCGCCCCGGCAGGCCCCGATCTCGCCGGGGCTCGGCACGCTCTTCTCGGAAAGGCTCATCGATGTCGGTGATTGA
- a CDS encoding amidase produces the protein MDIPTDPAAMTAVELVTAYSAGVLSPVEATEAVLGVIAQRDSELNAYCLVDAERALMQAKESEARWHSGHVQGLLDGVPISIKDIFLTEGWPTRRGSTSIEPDVPWPLDSPVTARLREDGLVFLGKTTTPELAWKATTDSPLAGITRNPADPSKTCGGSSGGSAAAVAAGMGPVSVGTDGGGSVRIPASFCGIVGFKPTHGRIPLYPASPFGPLAHAGPMTRTVEDAALLMDILSLPDPRDPTELAPPLTTFRAQLQRDVRGATCAYSPTLGYVDVDPEVAALVDDAVRQLGEAGLRVVNADPGFADPLDAFEDMWAAGAATMLAKFPDGARDRVDPGLGTAWERGEKLSAVDYLDARAVAAEVGIVMGAFHTAYDVLITPTMPIPAFEAGHDVPPGSGLRSWPQWTPFTYPFNMTQQPAISIPIGATAAGLPVGLQIVGPRHSDDLVLALARFAEVVLS, from the coding sequence ATCGATATCCCCACCGACCCGGCCGCGATGACCGCCGTCGAGCTGGTCACCGCGTACTCGGCGGGTGTGCTCTCGCCGGTGGAGGCGACGGAGGCCGTGCTCGGCGTCATCGCCCAGCGCGACAGCGAGCTGAACGCGTACTGCCTGGTGGACGCCGAGCGGGCGCTGATGCAGGCCAAGGAGTCGGAGGCGCGCTGGCACTCCGGTCACGTGCAGGGACTGCTGGACGGGGTGCCGATCTCGATCAAGGACATCTTCCTCACCGAGGGCTGGCCCACCCGGCGCGGCTCCACCTCCATCGAGCCCGACGTGCCGTGGCCGCTGGACAGCCCGGTCACCGCGCGGCTGCGCGAGGACGGTCTGGTGTTCCTCGGCAAGACGACCACGCCGGAACTGGCGTGGAAGGCGACCACCGACAGTCCGCTGGCCGGTATCACGCGCAACCCGGCCGATCCGTCGAAGACCTGCGGCGGTTCCTCGGGCGGCAGCGCCGCGGCGGTGGCCGCCGGAATGGGCCCGGTGTCGGTCGGCACGGATGGCGGCGGCAGCGTGCGCATTCCGGCGTCGTTCTGCGGCATCGTCGGCTTCAAGCCCACGCACGGGCGGATCCCGCTGTATCCGGCCAGCCCGTTCGGTCCGCTGGCGCACGCCGGCCCGATGACGCGCACAGTGGAGGACGCGGCGCTGCTGATGGACATCCTGTCGCTGCCGGATCCGCGCGATCCCACCGAGCTGGCGCCGCCCCTGACCACGTTCCGCGCGCAGTTGCAGCGCGACGTGCGCGGGGCGACGTGCGCCTACTCCCCGACGCTCGGCTACGTCGATGTCGACCCGGAGGTGGCCGCCCTGGTGGACGACGCGGTGCGGCAGCTGGGCGAGGCCGGGCTGCGGGTGGTGAACGCCGACCCGGGCTTCGCCGATCCGCTCGACGCGTTCGAGGACATGTGGGCCGCGGGCGCGGCGACGATGCTGGCGAAGTTCCCCGACGGCGCGCGCGACCGCGTCGATCCGGGGCTGGGCACGGCGTGGGAGCGGGGCGAAAAGCTCAGCGCCGTCGACTATCTGGACGCCCGCGCGGTGGCGGCCGAGGTCGGCATCGTGATGGGCGCCTTCCACACGGCCTACGACGTGCTGATCACCCCGACGATGCCGATCCCCGCCTTCGAGGCCGGCCACGACGTGCCCCCCGGCAGCGGCCTGCGCAGCTGGCCCCAGTGGACCCCGTTCACCTACCCGTTCAACATGACCCAGCAGCCCGCGATCAGCATCCCGATCGGCGCCACCGCCGCCGGTCTCCCGGTCGGCCTCCAGATCGTCGGCCCGCGTCACTCCGACGACCTGGTCCTCGCCCTGGCCCGGTTCGCGGAGGTCGTGCTGAGCTGA
- a CDS encoding GntR family transcriptional regulator, whose product MSVIEFEPVNRQSTAEMIADRLRTAIMRGVLPPGTQLVEADLATQFDVSRGPLREAMQRLVSEGLLHSIRHRGIFVIELTFDDVQDVYRARTALEGGALELILDGRRDIAYTALEPSITAMRARAEAGDAAGVSDADQAFHEALVDSADSPRLAHAARTLFIETRMCLGALETAYPDVRAQVQEHADLREAIGSGAPARARKLLIDHMNDAVERLRDRM is encoded by the coding sequence ATGTCGGTGATTGAATTCGAGCCGGTGAACCGGCAATCCACGGCGGAGATGATCGCGGACCGGCTGCGCACCGCCATCATGCGCGGCGTCCTGCCGCCCGGCACGCAGCTGGTCGAGGCCGACCTGGCCACCCAGTTCGACGTCTCGCGCGGGCCGCTGCGCGAGGCCATGCAGCGGCTGGTGTCCGAGGGGCTGCTGCACAGCATCCGGCACCGCGGCATCTTCGTCATAGAGCTGACCTTCGACGACGTGCAGGACGTGTATCGCGCCCGCACCGCGCTGGAGGGCGGCGCACTCGAGCTGATTCTCGACGGCCGCCGCGACATCGCCTATACCGCACTGGAACCCAGCATCACCGCGATGCGGGCCCGGGCCGAGGCAGGTGACGCGGCCGGGGTGTCCGATGCCGACCAGGCCTTCCACGAGGCCCTGGTCGACAGCGCCGACAGTCCCCGGCTGGCACATGCGGCCCGCACGCTGTTCATAGAGACCCGAATGTGCCTGGGCGCCTTGGAAACCGCGTACCCCGACGTGCGCGCGCAGGTCCAGGAACATGCCGACCTGCGCGAGGCGATCGGCTCCGGCGCCCCGGCCCGCGCCCGCAAGCTGTTGATCGACCACATGAACGACGCCGTGGAGCGGCTGCGCGACCGGATGTGA